A stretch of the Asticcacaulis sp. ZE23SCel15 genome encodes the following:
- the argS gene encoding arginine--tRNA ligase produces the protein MTELKPEAFKGAHDFKTVLGDLTAGAFVREGFEARFGQVNVSDRPDLADFQCNGALAVAKAAKANPRDVAGRITGHLTGDAHIKSLEIAGPGFLNFVISDNALSARANVLRDDERMGASTVDTRRKVIIDYGGPNVAKPMHVGHLRTAVIGESLKRIFRFMGDEVIGDAHFGDWGYQMGLLITAVSDEQPDLPYFDEEFTGEYPAQSPVTLADLERLYPLASGKGKEDPDYRDRARKATKELQDGRKGYRALWQHFVTVSREALIRDYGALGVEFDLWYGESDADPYVAPMVEELTARGLVVPDQGAQIIRVAREDDKSEIPPMLVVSSEGSAMYGTTDLATIKQRKVEFAPDLVLYCVDQRQATHFVQVFRAAYLAGYAIEGQLEHAANGTVNGPDGKPFKTREGGVLKLYDLIDSALEKAKIRLTEAGLGKNLSDADFADTAHKVAIAALKFAELSNHRLTNYIFDLDRFMSFEGKTGPYLLYQAVRMKSILRKASEQGVSAGTVNVNEPAERELVLLLDGFDVALKESYLKRAPNILADHVYRLAQTFSKFYAACPVLIAEDDATKSSRLALVDLTLKQIEKGLDLMGLTAPDQM, from the coding sequence ATGACTGAACTGAAACCCGAAGCCTTTAAGGGCGCGCATGATTTCAAAACCGTTCTGGGGGATTTGACCGCCGGTGCTTTTGTGCGTGAAGGGTTTGAGGCGCGCTTCGGGCAGGTCAATGTCTCCGACCGGCCTGATCTGGCCGATTTTCAGTGCAACGGCGCGCTGGCTGTGGCCAAGGCGGCCAAGGCTAATCCCCGCGACGTGGCGGGCCGGATCACGGGGCATTTGACGGGTGATGCCCACATCAAATCACTGGAGATTGCGGGGCCCGGTTTCCTGAATTTTGTGATTTCTGACAATGCCTTGAGCGCACGCGCCAATGTGTTGCGCGACGATGAGCGGATGGGCGCGTCAACCGTTGATACTCGTCGCAAGGTTATCATCGACTACGGTGGCCCCAATGTCGCCAAGCCTATGCACGTTGGCCATTTGAGGACAGCGGTCATTGGTGAAAGCCTGAAACGCATTTTCCGGTTTATGGGTGATGAGGTCATAGGTGACGCCCACTTCGGGGATTGGGGCTATCAGATGGGCCTACTGATCACGGCGGTGTCCGATGAACAGCCTGATTTGCCCTATTTCGATGAGGAATTTACGGGGGAATACCCCGCGCAGTCGCCGGTGACCCTGGCTGATCTGGAACGGCTCTATCCGCTGGCGTCGGGTAAGGGCAAGGAAGACCCGGACTATCGCGACCGGGCCCGTAAAGCGACCAAGGAGCTTCAGGATGGCCGTAAGGGTTACCGTGCCCTGTGGCAGCATTTTGTCACCGTTAGCCGCGAAGCTTTGATCCGCGATTATGGTGCCTTGGGCGTCGAATTTGACCTGTGGTACGGCGAATCCGATGCCGACCCTTATGTGGCGCCGATGGTTGAGGAGCTGACGGCCAGGGGCCTTGTGGTGCCGGATCAGGGGGCGCAGATCATCCGGGTCGCCCGCGAAGACGACAAATCCGAAATCCCCCCGATGCTGGTGGTCTCCTCCGAAGGCTCGGCCATGTACGGCACGACCGACCTTGCGACGATTAAACAGCGCAAAGTCGAGTTTGCGCCCGATCTGGTGCTCTACTGCGTCGATCAACGTCAGGCGACCCACTTTGTGCAGGTCTTCCGCGCCGCTTATCTGGCTGGCTATGCGATTGAGGGCCAGTTGGAGCACGCCGCCAATGGCACGGTCAACGGGCCGGATGGCAAGCCGTTCAAGACCCGCGAAGGTGGGGTGCTCAAGCTCTATGACCTGATCGACAGCGCGCTTGAGAAAGCTAAAATTCGTCTGACTGAGGCCGGTCTGGGCAAGAATTTGTCTGATGCCGATTTTGCCGATACCGCCCATAAGGTCGCCATCGCCGCGCTCAAATTCGCGGAACTGTCCAATCACCGCCTGACCAACTATATCTTTGATCTTGATCGCTTTATGAGCTTTGAAGGCAAGACTGGGCCGTACCTTTTGTATCAAGCCGTGCGCATGAAATCGATCTTGCGCAAGGCCAGCGAGCAGGGCGTGAGCGCGGGTACGGTCAATGTCAACGAACCTGCCGAGCGCGAACTGGTGTTGTTGCTCGATGGATTTGATGTGGCCCTCAAGGAAAGCTACCTCAAGCGCGCGCCCAATATTCTGGCCGATCATGTTTACCGTCTGGCCCAGACCTTTTCCAAGTTCTACGCCGCCTGTCCGGTATTGATTGCCGAAGATGATGCCACCAAATCCTCGCGTCTGGCGCTGGTCGATCTGACCCTCAAGCAAATCGAAAAAGGCCTTGATTTAATGGGCTTAACCGCCCCCGATCAGATGTAG
- a CDS encoding permease, producing the protein MSVISAAQTRIAPVLEALKNPAAWLMLAFGFSAGLPFLLTGTTLGLWLRQDGQSLTIASFVQWVSLIYGLKFLWAPVMDKVRLPVLHGLLGQRRSYMLLSQLGVVAGLCLMAAIGPSGGLGWFITSAALVAFSSASQNAAIDGWRIEQTRTEADEALNPAFYAFGYKIAVLISGSLILIPAEHWGWSPAFFLLAATMIVGIGATLIAPRPTEDGTIHAERKTIKSLYVEPLRSFFGTHGKAAVLILITVGLYRLPDYLIGPVALPLYNDTGISNTEIAAMRSTVGLAASFVGIAIGGALILGIGVTRSFWIGALVGPLSNICFAVMATYPGNLNVFGATLFVDNIANGVAEAAFVAFLTRLCVREFSLTHYALLYSIADFSGKLLKGFAGQIVDGLTPDLGLFGAYQAFFIGTALMGIPAMLCCLILSRQSLDKSVP; encoded by the coding sequence ATGTCCGTGATATCTGCCGCTCAAACCCGCATAGCGCCCGTGCTTGAAGCGCTGAAAAACCCCGCCGCCTGGCTGATGCTGGCGTTCGGGTTTTCAGCCGGATTGCCGTTTCTTCTGACCGGCACGACGTTAGGATTATGGCTGCGGCAGGACGGTCAGAGCCTGACCATCGCCAGTTTCGTGCAGTGGGTCAGTCTTATTTACGGCCTGAAATTCCTGTGGGCGCCGGTGATGGATAAGGTGCGCCTGCCCGTGCTTCATGGCCTGTTGGGGCAGCGCCGGTCCTATATGCTGCTTAGTCAGTTGGGCGTCGTGGCAGGCCTCTGTCTTATGGCGGCGATTGGCCCCAGCGGCGGCTTAGGCTGGTTTATCACCTCGGCGGCGCTGGTCGCCTTTTCGTCAGCGTCCCAGAACGCGGCCATCGACGGCTGGCGCATCGAGCAGACCCGAACCGAGGCGGATGAAGCGCTCAATCCGGCCTTTTACGCCTTTGGCTATAAGATCGCAGTGCTGATCAGCGGTAGCTTGATCCTGATCCCTGCCGAACACTGGGGCTGGTCACCTGCGTTTTTTCTGCTGGCCGCCACCATGATCGTAGGGATCGGCGCCACGCTCATAGCGCCTCGCCCGACCGAGGATGGCACGATCCACGCTGAGCGCAAAACCATTAAAAGCCTTTATGTGGAACCGCTCAGAAGTTTTTTCGGCACCCACGGCAAGGCAGCGGTACTGATACTCATCACCGTTGGCTTGTACCGCCTGCCCGACTATCTGATCGGGCCAGTCGCCCTGCCGCTCTATAACGACACGGGCATCAGCAATACCGAAATCGCGGCCATGCGCTCGACCGTGGGCCTTGCGGCCTCATTCGTCGGCATCGCCATTGGGGGCGCTTTGATTCTGGGGATTGGGGTGACTCGGTCATTCTGGATTGGGGCTCTGGTCGGGCCGTTGTCCAATATTTGTTTCGCCGTGATGGCGACCTACCCCGGCAATTTGAATGTGTTTGGGGCCACGCTGTTCGTTGATAACATCGCCAATGGCGTGGCCGAGGCGGCGTTCGTAGCCTTTCTGACACGGCTGTGTGTGCGGGAATTTTCGCTGACGCACTACGCCCTGCTCTATTCGATTGCCGATTTCAGCGGCAAACTGCTCAAAGGCTTTGCCGGTCAGATCGTCGATGGCCTGACACCTGATCTGGGCCTGTTCGGGGCCTATCAGGCGTTTTTTATCGGCACGGCCTTGATGGGTATACCAGCCATGCTGTGTTGTTTGATTTTATCTCGACAAAGCTTAGACAAATCAGTTCCCTGA
- a CDS encoding glycine--tRNA ligase subunit alpha, giving the protein MTAKSAEPLSFQDLILTLHAYWSKQGCAILQPYDVEVGAGTLHPATVLRALGKKPWKAAYVQPSRRPVDGRYGENPNRLQHYYQYQVILKPNPENLQELYLGSLKAIGLDPDLHDIRFVEDDWENPTVGAWGLGWEVWCDGMEVTQYTYFQGVGGIEVDVVSGELTYGLERLAMYVQNVDNVYDLRFNNAGTTYGDVFKEQERQFSAFNFEASDVDTLKRQFEDMERNVTRILNTENSLGYKLVLPAYDHVLKASHLFNLMDARGAIAVAERQSYIGRIRDLCKACALEWAAQEEARAQ; this is encoded by the coding sequence ATGACCGCAAAATCTGCCGAGCCGTTAAGTTTCCAAGACCTGATCCTGACCCTGCATGCCTATTGGAGCAAACAGGGCTGTGCGATTCTCCAGCCTTATGATGTGGAAGTAGGGGCGGGAACCTTGCATCCGGCGACGGTGTTGCGCGCGCTTGGCAAAAAGCCGTGGAAGGCCGCCTATGTGCAGCCATCGCGTCGCCCGGTCGATGGCCGCTACGGCGAAAACCCTAATCGGTTGCAGCACTATTACCAGTATCAGGTGATCCTGAAACCCAATCCTGAAAACCTTCAGGAACTGTACCTGGGGTCGCTAAAGGCCATTGGGCTTGATCCCGATCTGCACGATATCCGCTTTGTTGAGGATGACTGGGAAAACCCGACTGTCGGGGCTTGGGGCCTGGGCTGGGAAGTGTGGTGCGACGGCATGGAAGTCACCCAATATACCTATTTTCAGGGCGTCGGCGGCATCGAAGTCGATGTGGTGTCGGGCGAGCTGACCTATGGCCTTGAGCGACTGGCCATGTATGTGCAGAACGTCGATAACGTCTACGATTTGCGCTTTAACAATGCCGGTACGACCTACGGCGATGTGTTCAAGGAGCAGGAGCGCCAGTTCTCGGCCTTTAACTTTGAGGCGTCGGATGTGGATACCCTTAAGCGCCAGTTTGAGGATATGGAGCGCAATGTGACGCGCATTCTGAACACGGAAAATAGCTTGGGTTATAAGCTGGTGCTGCCGGCCTATGACCATGTGCTTAAGGCGTCGCATCTGTTTAACCTGATGGATGCAAGAGGTGCGATCGCGGTAGCCGAGCGGCAGTCTTATATCGGTCGTATCCGTGATTTGTGTAAGGCCTGCGCGCTCGAATGGGCCGCGCAGGAAGAAGCCCGTGCTCAATGA
- the glyS gene encoding glycine--tRNA ligase subunit beta: MPQLLIELFSEEIPARMQLSAARDFERLFDAKLKASGLSYETLKAYVGPRRMVLHVEGLPLEQAAVSEEVNGPREGAPPQALEGFLRKTGLTVDKLVIENGVYIARIEKAARKTTEVLGTILEDVILNFPWPKSMRSGTSTFRWVRPLKRIIFLFNGKVIPFELEGITGSNVTEGHRFLGSKKSFKVSDFDSYKNSLTENFVILDHYERQNIILSKAREACTKTGLTLIDDQGLLEEVAGLSEWPTPLLGNMDPKFLTLPPEVIKTSMKTHQKYFAVKDNKSGKMAPHFVVVSNMAAADGGEEIKRGNAKVLSARLSDGVFFWSEDNRAGNFDAWLEKLKGVTFHAKLGTLYERVQRLKLIAEDIAPLMRADVAASGEAARLAKADLASYMVGEFPELQGVMGGYYSVAAGHRPEISEAVRDHYKPQGPSDTVPAHVVAATVALADKIDTLVGFFAIDEKPTGSKDPYALRRAALGVLRILREHCVRASLSELVEAWYKSTLTYANADRAVHVDTENWRGSAGPRWAQGTTDTYENYLRDFKQGLLESPIWVVPNTRDYDLDILFEHVTNKQEIKNAVLTFRPFEVVKAEFLEFFADRLKVQLRDEGVRFDLIDAVFALKDDDVIRMIERIRALESIIDTAEGQDVLALYKRVANILNAEAKKGELPTGHARILAGAPEVETDLIARLSGVGATVRQHIEGEAYLEALKALSTLRGAVDAFLDGVLVNAEDASVRQNRLALLGDIRGLVESVADLSKITQ, encoded by the coding sequence ATGCCTCAACTATTGATCGAGCTGTTTTCCGAAGAAATTCCCGCCCGTATGCAACTGAGCGCGGCGCGTGATTTCGAGCGTCTGTTTGATGCCAAACTCAAAGCCTCTGGCCTTAGCTATGAGACCTTGAAAGCCTATGTCGGCCCGCGTCGTATGGTGCTGCATGTCGAAGGGCTGCCGCTGGAGCAGGCCGCCGTTTCCGAAGAGGTCAATGGGCCGCGCGAAGGCGCCCCGCCGCAGGCACTGGAAGGATTTTTGCGCAAGACCGGCCTGACGGTCGATAAGCTGGTGATTGAAAACGGTGTCTACATTGCCCGGATTGAGAAGGCGGCGCGCAAGACCACTGAAGTTCTGGGGACGATCCTCGAGGACGTCATCCTAAACTTCCCGTGGCCGAAGTCGATGCGGTCGGGCACCTCGACCTTCCGCTGGGTGCGGCCATTAAAGCGCATTATTTTTCTGTTTAACGGCAAGGTCATTCCGTTTGAACTTGAAGGCATTACAGGCTCGAATGTCACCGAAGGGCACCGGTTTTTAGGCTCGAAAAAGTCGTTCAAGGTTTCAGATTTCGATAGCTATAAGAATAGCTTGACCGAAAATTTTGTCATTCTGGATCACTATGAGCGCCAGAATATCATCCTCAGCAAAGCGCGCGAAGCCTGCACCAAGACGGGGCTGACGCTGATTGACGATCAGGGCCTGCTGGAAGAGGTGGCGGGCCTAAGCGAATGGCCGACGCCGCTGCTTGGCAATATGGACCCGAAGTTCCTGACCCTGCCGCCGGAAGTCATCAAGACGTCGATGAAAACCCACCAGAAGTATTTTGCCGTCAAGGATAACAAGTCCGGTAAAATGGCCCCGCATTTCGTGGTGGTCTCCAACATGGCGGCGGCGGATGGTGGCGAAGAAATCAAGCGCGGCAATGCCAAGGTCTTGTCGGCGCGCCTGTCAGACGGGGTGTTCTTCTGGTCGGAAGATAACCGCGCTGGTAATTTCGACGCCTGGTTGGAAAAGCTGAAAGGCGTGACCTTTCACGCGAAACTCGGCACCCTGTATGAGCGCGTTCAACGGTTGAAACTGATCGCCGAAGATATAGCGCCCCTTATGCGGGCTGATGTGGCGGCCTCCGGTGAGGCCGCGCGTCTGGCCAAGGCCGATCTCGCGTCCTATATGGTCGGCGAATTCCCCGAACTTCAAGGGGTTATGGGCGGATATTATAGTGTGGCCGCCGGTCATCGCCCGGAGATTTCTGAGGCGGTGCGCGATCATTATAAACCGCAGGGGCCGTCCGATACGGTGCCGGCCCATGTGGTGGCGGCGACCGTGGCTTTGGCGGATAAGATCGACACTCTCGTTGGCTTTTTCGCCATTGATGAAAAGCCGACGGGCTCAAAAGACCCCTATGCCCTGCGCCGTGCCGCCCTTGGAGTATTGCGCATCCTGCGTGAGCACTGTGTGCGGGCGTCTTTAAGTGAACTGGTCGAAGCGTGGTATAAATCAACCTTGACCTACGCCAATGCTGACCGTGCGGTTCATGTCGATACCGAAAACTGGCGCGGATCAGCCGGGCCGCGCTGGGCGCAAGGCACGACCGACACCTATGAGAACTATCTGCGCGACTTTAAGCAGGGCCTGCTGGAAAGCCCGATCTGGGTAGTGCCCAATACCCGCGACTATGATCTGGATATCCTGTTTGAGCATGTCACCAACAAGCAGGAAATTAAGAACGCCGTGCTGACCTTCCGGCCGTTTGAGGTCGTGAAGGCAGAGTTCCTTGAGTTTTTCGCCGACCGTCTCAAGGTGCAGTTACGCGACGAAGGCGTGCGGTTTGACCTGATCGACGCCGTGTTTGCCCTGAAAGATGATGACGTCATCCGCATGATCGAACGCATCCGTGCGCTGGAATCCATCATTGATACGGCTGAGGGGCAGGACGTTTTGGCGCTCTATAAGCGCGTCGCCAATATCCTCAATGCTGAGGCCAAAAAGGGTGAGTTGCCAACCGGCCATGCGCGTATTCTGGCGGGGGCGCCGGAGGTCGAAACCGACCTGATCGCGCGCCTGTCGGGTGTGGGCGCTACGGTGCGTCAGCATATAGAGGGCGAGGCCTATCTTGAGGCGCTCAAAGCCCTGTCGACTTTACGCGGCGCTGTTGATGCCTTCCTTGACGGTGTACTGGTCAATGCGGAAGATGCGTCGGTGCGTCAGAACCGTCTGGCGCTGTTGGGCGACATTCGCGGCTTGGTTGAAAGCGTGGCTGACCTGTCTAAGATTACCCAATAA